In the genome of Candidatus Acidiferrales bacterium, the window AAAGTTTGCCGACGATGTTGCGCATCTGGATGCCGTGGACGAGCGAGGCTCCGCCGCGAATGGCGCAGGCCACGTGCACCGCTTCCGTCATCTCTTCGATGTTGGAACCTCGCTCCAAACAGGCCTGGCTATAGGCGTCAATACAATAGGGACACTGCACCGCATGGGCGACCGCCAGCGCAATGAGAGCTTTTTCACGCTCGCTGAGCGCCCCCTCGGCAAAAACAGCGCTGTAGTAAGCGGAAAATTTTTCCCACAACTCCTTGTTGCCCTTGCCCATCTCCGGAAAGCGAGCCAGATCATTTGCGTCATAGTAACCCTGCATACTCTCCTCCTCAGCAACAACCCGGGCCACAGGCGGCATCGGCCCTGGTTGTCTTGCGATAACTCTTTCCTTTGGTCTCCCAGGGCGGGCGCAAGGAACTTTTTCCGCAGGCGAACGGCTTTGCCTTCTCGAGCGGGAGATCCTTGAGCGGCGGCACGGGAATGATTTCCTCGGCATAGGGCTCGGCGGTCAGCAAATGATAGGTCTTGTCGCAGACGGCCATGCGCTTGCCGCGGTAAAGGATGTGGCCGTCATCGTCCTCGACTTTCTTCCACGGACCCTTGTAAATCACCGCCTGGTACCGTTCCCGGCACGGGCCTTCTTTGCCCTTGCGAGCGGTCACTGTGACCGACCGGAACTCGATGCCCCGGACCGTCTGCCAGGGCCGGTGCTCGTACTGATGGAAAGCTATGCCGTAGAAACCGGCTTGCTCAAAGGCTTCCAGAAAACCGTCCTCGCGGTGGGCGCCGGCGATGCAACCGCTCCAGAGCTCCGGGTCGCCCTTCATCTCTTTCGGCACGTCTTCGTCGGAGACCACGTCGCTGATGGCCACCCGCCCGCCGCGCTTCAAGACGCGGTACATTTCGCGGAAAAGGTTTTCCCGCTCGCTTTCCTTCACCAGGTTCAAGACGCAATTCGAGATGATGACATCCACCGACCCGTCCGCCACCAGCGGCGCT includes:
- a CDS encoding arsenosugar biosynthesis-associated peroxidase-like protein → MQGYYDANDLARFPEMGKGNKELWEKFSAYYSAVFAEGALSEREKALIALAVAHAVQCPYCIDAYSQACLERGSNIEEMTEAVHVACAIRGGASLVHGIQMRNIVGKLSM
- a CDS encoding methyltransferase domain-containing protein; protein product: MSRKAVLDTESAVWRRYERAAKEKAAALCCPVRYDPKYLDVIPAEILERDYGCGDPTPHVRPGDTVLDLGSGGGKLAYVAAQMVGPKGGVIGVDFSPAMLALARKHQSRVAERVGYDNVDFRRGRIQDLALSLDEVDAYLEANPIRSSDDLRKLEEFQERLRRAAPLVADGSVDVIISNCVLNLVKESERENLFREMYRVLKRGGRVAISDVVSDEDVPKEMKGDPELWSGCIAGAHREDGFLEAFEQAGFYGIAFHQYEHRPWQTVRGIEFRSVTVTARKGKEGPCRERYQAVIYKGPWKKVEDDDGHILYRGKRMAVCDKTYHLLTAEPYAEEIIPVPPLKDLPLEKAKPFACGKSSLRPPWETKGKSYRKTTRADAACGPGCC